A stretch of the Euleptes europaea isolate rEulEur1 chromosome 14, rEulEur1.hap1, whole genome shotgun sequence genome encodes the following:
- the TIMM8B gene encoding mitochondrial import inner membrane translocase subunit Tim8 B — MAEPGGEADAAELQRLVAAEEQRARFTAQVHNFMEVCWDKCVDKTGAKLDSRTETCLANCVNRFIDTTLSVTSRFAQIVQKGGH, encoded by the exons ATGGCGGAGCCGGGCGGCGAGGCCGACGCGGCGGAGCTGCAGCGCCTGGTGGCGGCCGAGGAGCAGCGGGCCCGCTTCACCGCCCAG GTCCACAATTTTATGGAAGTCTGCTGGGATAAATGTGTTGATAAAACAGGCGCCAAACTGGACTCCAGAACTGAAACTTGCCTGGCCAACTGCGTCAACCGCTTCATAGACACAACGTTGTCTGTCACCAGTCGCTTTGCGCAGATAGTACAGAAAGGAGGGCATTGA